Proteins from a genomic interval of Panthera tigris isolate Pti1 chromosome A2, P.tigris_Pti1_mat1.1, whole genome shotgun sequence:
- the GLYCTK gene encoding glycerate kinase, which produces MAAVLQVLPCLARAPLRPLLLGGTVVRLASGMALAEQARQLFESAVGAVLPGPMLHRVLSLDPGGGQLKVRDRSFQLRQNLYLVGFGKAVLGMAAAAEELLGQHLVQGVISVPKGIRAAMEHAGKQEMLLKPHSCVQVFEGAEDNLPDRDALRAALAIRQLAESLTADDLLLVLISGGGSALLPAPIPPVTLEEKQTLTKLLAARGANIQELNTIRKALSQLKGGGLARAAYPAQVVSLILSDVVGDPVEVIASGPTVASVHNVQDCLHILNRYGLRAALPRSVKTVLARADSDPHGPHTCGHVLNVIIGSNALALAEAQRQAEALGYQAVVLSAAMQGDVESIARFYGLLAQVAGTRLTLAGAGASAEEGEQLRELAAELQLPDLQLKEALEAVVRARGPVCLLAGGEPTVQLQGSGKGGRNQELALRVGVELGRQPLGPVDVLFLSGGTDGQDGPTEAAGAWVMPELASQAAAEGLDVATFLSHNDSHTFFRCFRGGVHLLHTGLTGTNVMDAHLLFLRPR; this is translated from the exons ATGGCTGCAGTCCTGCAGGTCCTGCCCTGCTTGGCCCGAGCCCCCTTGCGCCCACTCCTCTTGGGTGGCACAGTGGTCCGGCTGGCCAGTGGCATGGCCCTCGCGGAGCAGGCACGGCAGCTGTTTGAGAGCGCTGTGGGTGCCGTGCTTCCAGGCCCCATGCTGCACCGGGTACTGTCCTTGGATCCTGGTGGTGGGCAGCTGAAGGTACGGGACCGGAGCTTTCAGCTGCGGCAAAACCTCTACCTGGTGGGCTTTGGCAAGGCTGTGCTGGGCATGGCAGCTGCAGCTGAGGAGCTACTGGGCCAGCATCTCGTGCAGGGTGTGATCAGCGTTCCCAAGGGGATCCGTGCTGCCATGGAGCATGCTGGCAAACA GGAGATGCTGCTGAAGCCACACAGCTGTGTCCAGGTATTTGAGGGCGCAGAGGACAACCTCCCAGACCGTGATGCGCTCCGGGCCGCACTGGCCATCCGGCAGCTGGCTGAAAGCCTCACAGCTGACGATCTACTGCTTGTGCTCATCTCAG GTGGGGGCTCAGCCTTGCTGCCAGCCCCTATCCCACCCGTCACACTGGAGGAAAAGCAGACACTCACCAAACTGCTGGCGGCCCGTGGAGCCAACATCCAGGAGCTGAACACAATCCGGAAGGCCTTGTCCCAGCTCAAGGGTGGGGGGCTGGCTCGGGCTGCCTACCCTGCCCAG GTGGTGAGCCTGATTCTGTCAGACGTGGTGGGGGACCCTGTGGAGGTGATCGCCAGCGGCCCCACTGTGGCTAGCGTCCACAACGTGCAAGATTGCCTGCACATCCTCAATCGCTACGGCCTTCGTGCTGCCCTGCCACGTTCCGTGAAGACTGTGCTGGCTCGGGCTGACTCTGACCCTCATGGGCCACACACCTGTGGTCACGTACTCAACGTGATCATTGGCTCCAACGCGCTGGCGCTGGCCGAGGCCCAGCGGCAGGCTGAGGCGCTGGGGTACCAGGCTGTGGTGCTGAGTGCAGCCATGCAGGGCGATGTGGAAAGTATAGCCCGGTTCTACGGGTTGCTCGCCCAGGTGGCTGGAACCCGCCTCACTCTGGCTGGGGCTGGAGCCTCTGCAGAGGAGGGTGAACAACTCCGTGAGCTGGCAGCTGAGCTCCAGCTCCCAGACCTGCAGCTGAAGGAGGCTCTGGAGGCTGTGGTGAGGGCCAGGGGCCCCGTCTGCCTGCTGGCTGGTGGTGAGCCCACAGTGCAATTGCAGGGCTCAGGAAAGGGTGGCCGGAACCAGGAACTGGCCCTGCGTGTTGGAGTAGAGCTGGGACGACAGCCACTGGGGCCTGTAGATGTGCTGTTTTTAAGTGGCGGCACCGATGGGCAGGATGGGCCCACAGAGGCTGCTGGGGCCTGGGTCATGCCTGAGCTGGCCAGCCAGGCTGCTGCTGAGGGCCTGGACGTGGCCACCTTCCTATCTCACAATGACTCACATACCTTCTTCCGTTGCTTTCGTGGTGGGGTGCACCTGCTGCACACAGGGCTGACTGGCACCAATGTCATGGACGCCCACCTTCTGTTCCTGCGGCCACGGTGA